GGTGCGGGCCAGCAGGTAGGTGGCGGCCGGGGCCAGCCCCAGCGCCGGGCCTTGGTGCAGGCTATCGGGGCCGGGCAGGCGGCCAGCCAGGCAGCCCAGCACCTCGGTGCCGTGCGAGCCACCCCGAAATACGCCCGGCTGATTTTTCAGAAAATCATAGGTGGCCGCGATGCGCTTTTCGCGCCGCAGCGCCCGGAAAGCCGGGTGCCAGTCGGCCCCCCGAAAGCCTACGTCGAATACCGCAATGCGTATCCCCTGCCCCAGCAGGCCGGCCCGGCTCAGGTCGGCGCGGCCCAGGGCGGCCGTTTGCTGGCGGGCCAGCAGGTAGTCGGCCGGCGATACGGCGGGTCGGGCCACGGCGATTTGGCTTGGGCTAGCCACTTGTCTTTCGGATGCATAGTAGCTAGCCGGCCGCAACCGGCTGGCCAGTGGCCAGGCCACCACGCTGGCCACGCCGGGCAGCTGGCGCAAGGCGGCGGCCTGGGCCAGTGTGGCGCGGCAGGCCACGGCATTAAACCAGCGGCTAACCAGCGTGAGTGTATCGACCCGCGCTCGCACGGCGGCCACGTAGTCGGCCCGCACGGGGCGGTCGGTGAAGTCGGCGGCGGGCAGGCCCTGGCGCTGGCGGCGCGCCCGCGCGGCCGGGCTAAAATAGCGCGCCGGGTCGAACCGCCCGCCCGCCTTGTCGCGGAAGCTGACCCAGTAGCGGGCCGGTGCCTGGGCCTGGCCAGGGCTTGGCGCAACCAGCAGCCTCAGCAGGCAAAGTAGCAGTAGTAGTAGGCGCATAAAAGGGAAGGGCAGCGCGCAAAAGTACCCCGGCGCCGCGCTCCGGCCCAGGTGGGCAGACAACCTGGGCTTTCGGGCGGCCGTTTAGCCGGAGTGTATCGGCCCGCGCCGGGTCGTTTCTACCACTTTACGTGCGTTAGCCATGTCTTTTGCCTCGAAAAACTTCGCCCCGCCTACCCTGCTGCTGGCCCTGACGCTGCTGGCGCTGCCGGGCTGTAATAAAAAAGAAATCGCCGCCTTACAGCAGCAAAATGCCGACCTCACTAAATCGCGTGACCAGCTGCAAGCCGAGAAGATGGCCCTGCAACAGGCTAAAAACCAGAACGAAGCGACCCTCAGTGCCGACCTACTGGCCAAAACCAACCGCGTGAGTCAGCTCAACCAGACGCTGGGTACTACCGAGCAGGACCTGGCCGGTAAAAATGCCCGCGTGGCCGAGCTGCAGCGCATTCTGGATGAGAAGGATGCCGCCACCAACGCCCTGCGCAAAAAAGTGGCCGACGCCCTGCTGGGCTTCAACTCGCAGGACTTGCAGGTGAACGTCAAAAACGGCAAGGTCTACGTGTCGCTCTCCGAGCAACTGCTGTTCAAATCGGGCTCAACCAAGGTAGACCCAGCCGGCCAGGACGCGCTTATCAAGCTGGCTAACGCCCTGACGGGCAACAAAGATGTGAATATCCTGGTGGAAGGCCACACCGACAACGTGCCCATCAAGGGCGTGGTAAACGGCGCCAAGGACAACTGGGATTTGAGCGTGCTGCGCGCCACCGAAATCACGCGCCTGCTCACTGCCTCGGGTATCGACCCTACCCAAATAACTCCTTCAGGCCGGGGCCAGTACCTGCCCGTAGCCGCCAATGACACGCCCCAGGACAAAGCGCTGAACCGCCGCACCGATATTATTCTGACGCCGAAGCTCGACGAGCTATTTTCAATTTTGAATACGAACTAGCGGCAAAAACTCAGAAAAAGCGCCCGTCATGCTGAGTCTGCCAAAGCATGGCGGGCGTTTTTTATTTAACTACTACTTACTTAGTTACATACCCTAGCGGCTCACCGAGTACGTTTTGCGTCCCGGTCCCACGCCGGTAATTTTCACCGACTGCCAGCCGCTGGGCAGGGTCGTTTTGCGCTGCGCGATGCCTAGCGGGGTGATTTCCAGCCCGCCGAAGCCCATGAGCACGGCTTGCAGCACGCCGCCCGCGCCGGTGGCGAAGTAAGGGTTGGTACCGCCCTTGGTTTCGGCGATGACGCGGAAGGGCGGCAGCAGATTGGGCGTGTAGGCATCCTGGAAGAAGTGCTGGGCCTTGGCACCGTCGCCGAGGCGGGCATATAGCAGGGCAAAAATGGCCTGGGTCATGGCTGGAGTGCCCTCGTTGGGCACGCGGGTTTCGTAGTAGGCCAGGTCTTTCTTAATCTGGCCAGGGTCGGTGATGGTGCCGAGCGGGAAGGCCAGCAGGTTCACATCGCCCTGCTTGATGCCCTCGCCGTGGTAGGTGGCGTGCTCCTTAGTCACGCCGTCGGGCATTTTAAGAATGGGAATATTCTGGGCTACCAGCGCCCAGTCGGCATTGGCAGGGCGGCCCAGCAGCTTAGCGGCGGCGGCGGCGGCGCGCAAATTAGCCTGGGCGGCGGCGTTGGTAAAGGCATCGTTATCCACGTTTTCGGCCCACTCGTCGGAGGCCACCACGTTCTTGATATCGTAGCGGCCGGGGCCGTTGCGCTCGACGCGGCTCGCCCAGAAATCGGCGGTGGCCTGCAAGATGGGCCAGCCCTTCTCGCGCAGCCAGTCCCGGTCCTGCGTCACGCAGTAGTACTGCCAAGCAGCCAGCCCCACGCAGGCCGAAATATGGTGCTCAAACGGCCCGCTCAGCGCCCAAACGGGCGTTTCCTCCACGCCGGTATCGGCGCTTTCCCAGGGGTACATGGCGCCTTTGTAGCCGTGCTCGAAAGCATTGCGCTTCGCTAACTCAAGGCGGTTGAAGCGGTACTCAACTAAGGATTTTGCGATTTCGGGGTGCAGCACCAGCAGCGCCGGGTACATCCACAAGTCGCTGTCCCAGAACACGTGGCCGTTATAGCCTAGCCCCGACAGGCCCATCGGCGAGGGCGAGTAGTCGGTGCCCGCCCGCGAAAAGCTGTAGAGGTGGTACAGCATGCTGTGCACATCCTGCTGGGCCTGGGCATCGCCGGCAAGCTGGATGTCGCTGGCCCACAAGTCCTGCCAGGCTTTCTGGTGAAACTCCAACAGCCGCTGACGGCCTTCGAGGCGCGCAAAAATGGTGAGGCGCTCGGCCTCGTTGAGCGGGTCGGGGTGGTGGGCCGAGGTGATGCTGGAGCCGGCCACGGCGTAAGCGTAGGTTTGGCCGGCTTTCAGCACCTTGCTGAATTTCATGAGGTGCATGTTGTTGTCCCACATCTCATGAATAATGCGCGGCTCCTGCCCGTGCGGCTCTTCAAACAAAAAGCTGTTGCTGGCGCACAGCGTGAGCTTGCCCGTCGGGCTCTTGGCCGACGAAGTGAGCAGGCTGAGCGTGGCGTGCGGCCGGTCGATTTCGTTGTAGTAGTTCTGCGCATCGCGCAGGGCATCGGGCGTTTCCATAACGCTGGCGGCGGTGAGCGCGAGGTCTTTCCTGGCCGCGATGCGCACCTCCATGAGCACCGTGAAGGGCAGGTGGCGCAGGGCATAGTAGGTGTAGCTGATGGTGGCCTTATCGCCGTAGTCGAAGCTGGTGGTAAGGCTAGCCCCCTTCATATCCAGCTCCTGGTGAAATTTGCTGGCATCCTGGGCACCCAGGCGGTGGCCGTCTACCTCCAGGTACATATTCAGCAGGTTGAAGCTGTTGAGAAAGTTGCTGACCCGGCCCCGGCCGTACTGGTCGTAGGCGCCGGCCAGCACCACGTTTTTGACCTGAAACGGTACCGGCGACGACACAATGCCCAGCATGCCGTTGGCCACCGTTACGCCGTAGTAGTGGCTAGGGTCAATTTTATCGGCGCTGATGCGCCAGGGGTCGGGCGGGGCCGGCTGGGCCGCCAGCGGCCGGCTAGCGAGCAGCGCAGTGCTTAGGGCGCACAGGCACACCGCCAGTCGGCACAAGATGGGTGGGAACATAGTAGGTAAGGAAAGGAGCAACGACGCGGGGCGGGCAACTGGCACCCACGGGCGCCGCGCCAGAAAAATCGCCTCAAAGTACGGTCTTCCCCCATAATATCAGCCGCAAGCCATCAATTACCCAGCCTGGGTGAGCCGGCAAAGGACCGGGCGGCATTTCTGCGGTAGCACCTGTTTATATTTTTTTCTCTACCTTACTTCGCCATTAGAAACCTGCACTTGAACCGGCTTGGTTAGTTGGCAGTTAGTTACTACCGGCCGGCGACCCCCGCTGCGCAGGTAGCCGTTACTCTCTTTTTCCCACCCGTTGAAAATTCATTTGCTACCTCAGTTGGGTTGCCGGCTGCTGGCGCTGCTTCTGCTGGCGGGGCTGGCCAGCTGCGCCCCCGCTGCACGCGCGCCGGTCTACCGCATTGGCTTTGCGCAGTGCACCAATGGCGACGCCTGGCGCCAAGCCATGCTGGCGGGGATGGAAAAGGAGCTGAGCTTCCATCCCAACGTGCAGTTTCAGATGCTGGACGCCCGCAACGACACCGATTTGCAGCGGCGCCACATTCAAGAATTTATCCGGCAGCGGGTTGATTTATTAATTATCTCGCCCAACCAGGCTACGCCCCTCGCCGACCTTGTCGATACGGCCTATACCAAGGGCATTCCGGTTATTATCCTCGACCGGCGCACCACCTCCCCCCACTACACGGCCTACGTGGGCGGCAACAGTCTGGAAGTAGGCCGCACGGCCGGCCGCTACGCTGCCCAGCTGCTGCACGGGCGCGGCCAGGTGCTCGAAATACTGGGCCGGCCGGGCTCCTCGCCGGCCAGCGACCGCCACGTAGGCTTTGGGCAGGCCTTGGCCGCCTACCCCAATATGCGCCTGGTAGCGCAGCTCGCGGCCGCCTGGCAGCCCGACCTGGTGCTGGAGCAGCTGCCCGCGCTGCTGCGGGCTCATCCTGGCGTGAATCTCATTTTCGCCCACAACGACCCCATGGCTCGGGCGGCCCACCAAGTGGTGCAGCAACTGCGGCTAGGCCAGCGGGTGCGCATTATCGGGGTCGATGGCCTGCCGGGGCCGGGCAATGGCCTGGAGTTAGTGGCCAATGGCACCTTGCAGGCTACCCTGCTCTACTCGCCAGGCGGTGAGGAAGCTATTCGCACGGCACTACGTATTCTCAACCACGAGCCGTATATCAAGGACAATATCTTGGTTACGATGATAGTAGATTCGGCCAACGTACAGGCCGTGCGTGGCCAGACCGAGCGGCTGCTAGCCCAGCAGCGCGATATTTTTCGGCAGCAGCAGCGCTGGCAGCAGCAGCAGCAGCGCTACGACAACCAGAAGATGCTGGTGTACCTGCTGCTGGCCAGCCTGCTCGGGGCCGTGCTGCTGGGGGCCCTGGCCTGGCGGTCGTCGCGCCTCAACCAGCGCATCCGGCGGGTGCTGGAAGGACAGAATGCCGAAATCAGCCAGCAACGCAATCAGATTGAGGACCTGGCCGAGCAGGCCCGAGCCGCCGCCGAGGAAGTACGCCGCACCTCCGAGGCTAAGCTGCGCTTTTTCACCAACTTCTCGCACGAGCTACGCACGCCGCTCACCCTCATTCTGGGGCCGGTTGAGGACCTGCTCACCAGCCCGGCCGACGACCTCACGCCCACGCAGCGCCACGACCTGAGCCTGGTGCGCCGCAACGCCCAGCGCTTGTTGCAGCTCGTCAATCAGCTCATGGATTTTCGTAAAATCGACGTGGGCAAGATGGCCGTGCACGCCACCGAAGGCGACCTAGTGGGCTTCGTGCGCGAAATCATGGACGTATTTGAGAAAACCGCTCGGCGGCGCGGCATCACCTTCCGCTTCGCAGCGGCCAAGCCGGTTATCTTCCTCTGGTTCGACGGCGAGATTCTCGACAAGGTTTTTTTCAATCTCCTCTCCAACGCCTTTAAATACACCCCTGACGGTGGTCAGATTACGGTCAGCATCGGGCTCGATAAGGCCACTAAAACCGTGTGCGTCAGCGTGGCCGATACCGGCCGCGGCATTGCCCAAGCCGACCAGCCGCACATTCTGGAGTGGTTTTACCAGGGCAGCCAGCCCACGCCCAACAGCTCGGGGCTAGGGCTGGCACTGGCCGACGGCCTTACCCGGCTGCACCAGGGCACGCTGGCGTTCACCAGCGAGCCCGGCCAGGGCAGCACCTTCGAGGTGCGCCTGCCGCTCGAAAAGCCCGCCGCGTTTCTCGACGACCTAGAGCCCGGCGCGTGGCGGCTGGGCACCGCCGCGGCCCTGCCAGCCGAAGAGCCGGCCCCCAGCCAGCCGGCCAGCACCCCGCCCATCCGCTCCGATGCCACCGCCCTCGTCATTGAAGACAATGATGAGGTGCGCGAGTTTTTAGTGCAAAAGCTACAGCCACATTTTCAGGTGAGCACAGCGGCCGACGGCGCCGCCGGCCTGCGCCAAGCCAGCGAAACCATCCCCGACGTGATAGTGTGCGACGTGGGCCTGCCCGAACTCAGCGGCCTGGAAGTAGCCACCGCGCTCAAAAGCGATTGGCGCACCTCGCACATCCCGCTGGTGCTGCTCACGGCCCAGAATGCGCCCGAGCAGCAGGTAGCCGGCGTGCAGGCCGGCGCTGACCTGTACCTCACCAAGCCCTTCAACCCCACTTTTTTGCTCGAAAGCCTGCGCACGCTACTGCGCAACCGCGACCAGCAGCGCGAGCATTTTCATCGCCAGCTATCGGGCGCGCCACCCACGGCCGTGCCGCAGCGGGTAGACCAGAAGTTTCTGGCCGACTTAGCCGCCATCATCGAGGGCCGGCTCGACCAGCCTAGCCTGGGCGTCGATGACATTGCCCACAGCCTGGGCGTGTCGCGCACGCAGCTCTACCGCAAGGTAAAGGCGCTGCTTGGCACCGGCGTCACGGAGTACATTCAAACGGTGCGCCTCACCAAGGCCCGGCAACTGCTGCTCCAGGAAGGCAGCACTGTGGCCGACGTAGCTTACCAAACGGGTTTTTCTTCACCCTCCTACTTTTCCACCGCCTTCAAGGGCAAGTACCAAGTATCACCCTCTGAGTTTAAGGCCTTGCATACGCACCTACGGGTCTGACCGATTTTTAGAAGTATGGCGCAAAAATGCAGATTCGCCCGGGTGAGTTAGCACTCACTATCATTTTATCTTGCTTGTAGACAAGTAATTAAATCAGGCGCATTATTTTTAAATGCATTTGGTATGCTCGTGAATGCCTAGCGCCCCCTTAGCCTGGACTTTTGTCCAAACGGTTCTGGTCATGGTGCAACGCAACGTTCTTTTTTGGTCTATTGTCACGGCGCTGGGCGGCTTCCTGTTCGGCTTCGACACGGCCGTTATCTCGGGGGCCGAGAAAGCTATTCAGCAGTTGTGGCAGCTGAGCGCGGTGCAGCACGGCTTCACCATTTCCATTGCCCTTATCGGCACGGTACTGGGGGCTATGTTTGGTGGCATTCCGAGCGACCGGCTGGGCCGCCGCCAGACGCTGCGGTGGATTGCGGTGCTCTACCTGGTATCGGCCGTAGGCGCGGCCCTAGCCCCGGCCTGGGTGCCGTTTATGGTCTTTCGCTTTTTGGGCGGGCTAGGCGTGGGCGCCTCGTCGGTCACGGCGCCGCTCTACATCTCCGAGATTTCGCCGGCCGATTCGCGCGGTAAGCTCGTGGGACTGTTTCAGTTCAACATCGTGTTCGGCATTCTGGCCGCTTATCTTTCCAACTACCTGCTGGCTAACGTGGGTGAGCACTCATGGCGGCTCATGCTGGGCGTGCAGGCAGTGCCGGCCCTGGCCTTTTTGCTCTTCCTGTTTCGGGTGCCCGAAAGCCCGCGCTGGCTGCTGCTGCACGGCCGCCTCGCCGAGGGCAAAGACGTGCTGCGCCTCATTAGCCCTAGCACGGTGGAGGCCGACACGGCCGCCATTCTGACCGCGCAGGCGGCGGCCGGGCAGGAAAGCGAGTCGCTGTGGGCGCGGCAATACCGCACGCCGGTGCTGCTGGCAATGGCTTTCGCATTCTTCAACCAAGTGTCTGGTATCAACGCTATTATCTACTACGCACCGCGCATTTTTGAGATGACGGGGCTGGGCCAGGGCGCGGCACTACTCTCATCGGCGGGCATCGGGCTAGTCAACTTCTGCTTCACACTACTGGGCGTTAATGTCATTGACCGGTTTGGGCGGCGCTCGCTCATGCTGGTCGGCTCGCTAGGGCTCATTGCCACGCTGGGACTGGTGGCGATGGCCTTCTATACCCAACGCTTCCAACTCTTTGGCGGGTTGCTGGTGCCAGGCTTACTCTTTGCCTACATCGCCTTTTTCGCCTTTTCGCAGGGCGCGGTTATCTGGGTATTTATCTCCGAGATTTTCCCGAATGCCGTGCGGGCCAAGGGCCAGGCGCTGGGCTCCAGCACGCACTGGGTGATGGCGACGGTCATCGCCTTCACCTTTCCCTACTTCGCCGAGCGCCTGGGCGGCGGCAACACGTTCGCCTTTTTCTGCGGCATGATGGTCCTGCAGCTCGTGTTCGTGCTGCGCTTCATGCCCGAAACCAAGGGTACCAGCCTCGAAGGCGTAGCCAAAACGCTGGTCATGCACTAGGTCATCTGCTAGGGGTATTTCACTTTAAAACTGCTCGTTGACTAAACTTTACTCTTCGCTCGTATGGCTATCACCTGCTTTGGAGAAATGCTGTGGGACGTGCTGCCCACGGGCAAGCAGCCCGGCGGCGCCCCGCTCAACGTGGCCGTGCACCTGCGCAATTTTGGGCGTGAGGCGCTGCTCATCAGCCGCGTGGGCCACGACGACCTGGGCACCGAGCTGCTCGCCTTCGTGCAAAGCAAGGGCCTGAGCACCCGCTACATCCAGCGCGGCGAAACCCACCTGACGGGCGTGGTAAAAGCCAACGTGAGCGACAGCCACGAAGTGACTTATAAGATAGTGCAGCCCGTGGCCTGGGACTATATTCAGTACGAAGACGCGCTGGGCCCATTGGTCGAGAGCGCCGAGGCGTTCGTATTTGGCAGCCTGGCTGCCCGCAGCGGGGCCACCCGCGAAACACTTTATCGCCTGCTCCAACGCGCTGCTTTTAAGGTATTTGACGTCAATCTGCGCGCCCCGCACTACTCACGCAACGTGGTGACCTACCTACTGCGGCAGGCCAATCTGGTGAAGCTTAACCACCACGAGCTGGCCGAAATCATGGGTTGGTTTGGGGCTAGCCCCGACGAAGAAACCGCCCTGCACTGGCTCGCCGACCGCTTTCAGCTGCAAGCCGTGTGCGTGACCAAAGGGGCCGACGGGGCCGTGCTCTGGACCGACCAGCAGCTCTTCCGCAGCCCCGGCATCCCGGTACAGGTGCAGGACACCATTGGCAGCGGCGATGCTTTTCTGGCCGCGCTGCTGAAGGGCTGGTTAGCCGGCCAGCCGCCGGCCGAGGCGCTAGCCTTTGCCTGCGCGGCGGGCTCACTGGTGGCCTCCTACCAAGGCGCCACGCCCGCCATCTCCGAGGCCGATGTGTTGTCGCTAGCCGCTTCTATCGCTTGACTTGCCGCTTTTTAACGAATTATGCTCTTTCCCTTTTTACCTGTTTCTTACTCGGCTAAGCTCCGGCTGGCGGTGGTGGTGCTGGTGGGCGCGGCTTCGGCGTGCAACCAGTCTGCCAAAACCGAAACGGCAACTACCACGACAACCGCCCAGGCTAGCCCGGCCGCCAGCCTCGACAAGCCCGCCGGCTGGTGGAAGGAAACGGTTGTTTATCAGCTTTATCCGCGCAGCTTTCAGGATAGCAACGGCGACGGCGTGGGCGACCTTAAGGGTATCATCTCCCGACTCGATTATTTGAAAAGCCTCGGGGTGGGCACGGTCTGGCTGAACCCGATTTACGCCTCGCCCAACGATGACAACGGCTACGATATCAGCGACTACCGGCAGATAATGCCGGAGTTTGGCACGATGGCCGACTTCGACGCGCTGCTCAAAGGAATGCACGCCCGCGGCATCAAGCTGGTGATGGACCTGGTAGTGAACCACAGCTCGGACGAGCACGCCTGGTTTACCTCGGCCCGCGCCTCGCGCACCAGCCCCTACCGCGACTACTACTACTGGTGGCCGGCCGAAAAAGGCACGCCGCCGGCGCGCTTCAGCACCTTCGACGTGAAGAATAACGCCTGGCAGTACGATGCGCCCACCAAGAGCTACTACTTGCATTACTTCTCGAAAAAGCAGCCCGACCTGAACTGGAACAACCCCAAGCTGCGCCAGGAAGTGTACAACATCATGCGCTTCTGGGCCGATAAGGGCATCGACGGCTTCCGCATGGATGCCTTCCAGTTTGTGGCCAAAGACCCGACGTTTCCGCCCATGCCGGGCCTTACGCAGGCCAACTATACCAACGCCTACAACCACGGCCCGCACCTGCACGACTACCTCAAGGAGATTAACCAGCAGGTGCTCAGCCACTACAACCTGATGACCGTGGCCGAGGGCGCCGGCCGCAATCCCACCGAGGCCATGCTCTTTGTGGACCCCGCCCGCAAGGAGCTCGACATGACCTATCACTTTGAGGGCGTGGGTGTGGGCAGCGGTGCCGACACCTACAAGCTCACCGCCCTCAAGCGGGTGTTTACGAAGTGGGACAGCGCTTTTGCTCTGAAAGGCTGGCAGGCCATCGACCTCGGTAACCACGACCAGCCGCGCATGGTGAGCAAGTTTGGCGACGACCGGCCCGCCTTCCGCGCGCCTTCGGCCAAGCTACTGAATACGTTTATCTTAACAATGCGCGGCACGCCCTATTGCTACAACGGCGACGAGCTGGGCATGACCAATAGTCCCTTCAACGGCATTGCCGAATACCGCGACGTGGCTGCCCGCAATGCCTACGCGCTGCTGCAGGAGCAGCGCGGCAACGAGGCCGCTTTTTTCCACTCGCTAGCCCGCTTCTCGCGCGACAACAGCCGCACGCCCTTCCAGTGGAACGCCTCGGCCAATGCGGGCTTCACTACCGGCACGCCCTGGATTAAGGTCAATCCTAACTACGTGACCGTCAACGAGGCTAGTGAGGACAAGGACTCGACCTCGGTGCTCAACCACTTCCGGCGGGCCATTGCCGTGCGCAAGCAGCATAAGGTGCTGGTATATGGTCACTACCAACTGCTCGACGCAGCCAACCCGCACATCTACGCCTACACCCGCACGCTAGGGTCTGAAAAGGCACTGGTGGTGCTCAACTTCTCGTCGGCGCCGCAGCGCTGGCCCTTGCCGGCCGGCCTCACCCCTAGCGGTACTCCCTGGCTCAATAATTATCCGGCGGCCCCTAGCGGGCCGGCCCTGGCGCTTCAGCCCTGGCAAGCGGTGGTGTATCACCTACGCTAGTCTTTGAAGGTCAGTTCCTTATTTTCTACCAACTTTTTTCCCAGGTTTCACTCAGCCGCTGCGCCTTTTACAGCCTTTTTCCGGAATCGATTGCGGTAGGCGGCCAGGGGCTGGGTGTTTTCAGCATTTCCCACTTTAACCCTTTTCACTCATGCGTAACACCTGTTACTCAACTCACCAAGCCTACGAGCAGCCGGCGGCCCGGTCGGCGCTCAGCGGCAAGACGCTGCTGCTGGCTCTGTTTGTACCCCTAGCCGGCTATGCCCAAACCGCGCGCGAGGTATCGGGCAAGGTGACGGATAATACTGGCACCGGCCTGCCCGGCGTGACGGTGCTCGTGACGGGCACGTCCGTGGGGGCAAGCACCGGGGCCGACGGTAGCTTCCGGCTGCAGGTGCCGGCCACGGCTACCTCCCTCACGGTCTCGTTTGTGGGCTACGCCAAGCAAACGGTCGATATTACGGGCCGCAATACGGTAACCATTGCGCTAAAAGACGACGCCCAGGCACTGAGCGACGTGGTGGTAGTTGGCTACGGC
The genomic region above belongs to Hymenobacter sp. BRD128 and contains:
- a CDS encoding glycoside hydrolase family 65 protein produces the protein MFPPILCRLAVCLCALSTALLASRPLAAQPAPPDPWRISADKIDPSHYYGVTVANGMLGIVSSPVPFQVKNVVLAGAYDQYGRGRVSNFLNSFNLLNMYLEVDGHRLGAQDASKFHQELDMKGASLTTSFDYGDKATISYTYYALRHLPFTVLMEVRIAARKDLALTAASVMETPDALRDAQNYYNEIDRPHATLSLLTSSAKSPTGKLTLCASNSFLFEEPHGQEPRIIHEMWDNNMHLMKFSKVLKAGQTYAYAVAGSSITSAHHPDPLNEAERLTIFARLEGRQRLLEFHQKAWQDLWASDIQLAGDAQAQQDVHSMLYHLYSFSRAGTDYSPSPMGLSGLGYNGHVFWDSDLWMYPALLVLHPEIAKSLVEYRFNRLELAKRNAFEHGYKGAMYPWESADTGVEETPVWALSGPFEHHISACVGLAAWQYYCVTQDRDWLREKGWPILQATADFWASRVERNGPGRYDIKNVVASDEWAENVDNDAFTNAAAQANLRAAAAAAKLLGRPANADWALVAQNIPILKMPDGVTKEHATYHGEGIKQGDVNLLAFPLGTITDPGQIKKDLAYYETRVPNEGTPAMTQAIFALLYARLGDGAKAQHFFQDAYTPNLLPPFRVIAETKGGTNPYFATGAGGVLQAVLMGFGGLEITPLGIAQRKTTLPSGWQSVKITGVGPGRKTYSVSR
- a CDS encoding carbohydrate kinase, which produces MAITCFGEMLWDVLPTGKQPGGAPLNVAVHLRNFGREALLISRVGHDDLGTELLAFVQSKGLSTRYIQRGETHLTGVVKANVSDSHEVTYKIVQPVAWDYIQYEDALGPLVESAEAFVFGSLAARSGATRETLYRLLQRAAFKVFDVNLRAPHYSRNVVTYLLRQANLVKLNHHELAEIMGWFGASPDEETALHWLADRFQLQAVCVTKGADGAVLWTDQQLFRSPGIPVQVQDTIGSGDAFLAALLKGWLAGQPPAEALAFACAAGSLVASYQGATPAISEADVLSLAASIA
- a CDS encoding sugar porter family MFS transporter — translated: MVQRNVLFWSIVTALGGFLFGFDTAVISGAEKAIQQLWQLSAVQHGFTISIALIGTVLGAMFGGIPSDRLGRRQTLRWIAVLYLVSAVGAALAPAWVPFMVFRFLGGLGVGASSVTAPLYISEISPADSRGKLVGLFQFNIVFGILAAYLSNYLLANVGEHSWRLMLGVQAVPALAFLLFLFRVPESPRWLLLHGRLAEGKDVLRLISPSTVEADTAAILTAQAAAGQESESLWARQYRTPVLLAMAFAFFNQVSGINAIIYYAPRIFEMTGLGQGAALLSSAGIGLVNFCFTLLGVNVIDRFGRRSLMLVGSLGLIATLGLVAMAFYTQRFQLFGGLLVPGLLFAYIAFFAFSQGAVIWVFISEIFPNAVRAKGQALGSSTHWVMATVIAFTFPYFAERLGGGNTFAFFCGMMVLQLVFVLRFMPETKGTSLEGVAKTLVMH
- a CDS encoding alpha-glucosidase; translation: MLFPFLPVSYSAKLRLAVVVLVGAASACNQSAKTETATTTTTAQASPAASLDKPAGWWKETVVYQLYPRSFQDSNGDGVGDLKGIISRLDYLKSLGVGTVWLNPIYASPNDDNGYDISDYRQIMPEFGTMADFDALLKGMHARGIKLVMDLVVNHSSDEHAWFTSARASRTSPYRDYYYWWPAEKGTPPARFSTFDVKNNAWQYDAPTKSYYLHYFSKKQPDLNWNNPKLRQEVYNIMRFWADKGIDGFRMDAFQFVAKDPTFPPMPGLTQANYTNAYNHGPHLHDYLKEINQQVLSHYNLMTVAEGAGRNPTEAMLFVDPARKELDMTYHFEGVGVGSGADTYKLTALKRVFTKWDSAFALKGWQAIDLGNHDQPRMVSKFGDDRPAFRAPSAKLLNTFILTMRGTPYCYNGDELGMTNSPFNGIAEYRDVAARNAYALLQEQRGNEAAFFHSLARFSRDNSRTPFQWNASANAGFTTGTPWIKVNPNYVTVNEASEDKDSTSVLNHFRRAIAVRKQHKVLVYGHYQLLDAANPHIYAYTRTLGSEKALVVLNFSSAPQRWPLPAGLTPSGTPWLNNYPAAPSGPALALQPWQAVVYHLR
- a CDS encoding OmpA family protein; amino-acid sequence: MSFASKNFAPPTLLLALTLLALPGCNKKEIAALQQQNADLTKSRDQLQAEKMALQQAKNQNEATLSADLLAKTNRVSQLNQTLGTTEQDLAGKNARVAELQRILDEKDAATNALRKKVADALLGFNSQDLQVNVKNGKVYVSLSEQLLFKSGSTKVDPAGQDALIKLANALTGNKDVNILVEGHTDNVPIKGVVNGAKDNWDLSVLRATEITRLLTASGIDPTQITPSGRGQYLPVAANDTPQDKALNRRTDIILTPKLDELFSILNTN
- a CDS encoding substrate-binding domain-containing protein translates to MKIHLLPQLGCRLLALLLLAGLASCAPAARAPVYRIGFAQCTNGDAWRQAMLAGMEKELSFHPNVQFQMLDARNDTDLQRRHIQEFIRQRVDLLIISPNQATPLADLVDTAYTKGIPVIILDRRTTSPHYTAYVGGNSLEVGRTAGRYAAQLLHGRGQVLEILGRPGSSPASDRHVGFGQALAAYPNMRLVAQLAAAWQPDLVLEQLPALLRAHPGVNLIFAHNDPMARAAHQVVQQLRLGQRVRIIGVDGLPGPGNGLELVANGTLQATLLYSPGGEEAIRTALRILNHEPYIKDNILVTMIVDSANVQAVRGQTERLLAQQRDIFRQQQRWQQQQQRYDNQKMLVYLLLASLLGAVLLGALAWRSSRLNQRIRRVLEGQNAEISQQRNQIEDLAEQARAAAEEVRRTSEAKLRFFTNFSHELRTPLTLILGPVEDLLTSPADDLTPTQRHDLSLVRRNAQRLLQLVNQLMDFRKIDVGKMAVHATEGDLVGFVREIMDVFEKTARRRGITFRFAAAKPVIFLWFDGEILDKVFFNLLSNAFKYTPDGGQITVSIGLDKATKTVCVSVADTGRGIAQADQPHILEWFYQGSQPTPNSSGLGLALADGLTRLHQGTLAFTSEPGQGSTFEVRLPLEKPAAFLDDLEPGAWRLGTAAALPAEEPAPSQPASTPPIRSDATALVIEDNDEVREFLVQKLQPHFQVSTAADGAAGLRQASETIPDVIVCDVGLPELSGLEVATALKSDWRTSHIPLVLLTAQNAPEQQVAGVQAGADLYLTKPFNPTFLLESLRTLLRNRDQQREHFHRQLSGAPPTAVPQRVDQKFLADLAAIIEGRLDQPSLGVDDIAHSLGVSRTQLYRKVKALLGTGVTEYIQTVRLTKARQLLLQEGSTVADVAYQTGFSSPSYFSTAFKGKYQVSPSEFKALHTHLRV